The following nucleotide sequence is from Tolumonas lignilytica.
CGCCAATGCAGTCGCGACGCCGTGCTGACCTGCGCCGGTTTCGGCGATGATGCGGGTTTTTCCCATACGTTTGGCCAGCAGCGCCTGACCTAGTACCTGATTGGTTTTGTGCGCGCCGCCGTGCAGCAAATCTTCACGTTTCAGATAAAGTTTGGTTTTGGTGCCTTTGGTCAGATTACGACACAGTGTCAGTGGCGTTGGACGTCCGGCATATTCTTTTAACAGATGCTGGAATTCAGCCTGAAATTCAGGGTCATCCTTGGCGTCAACAAATGCTTTTTCCAGCTCCAGCAGCACTGGCATCAGAATTTGCGGGGAGTACATCCCGCCAAATTCACCGAAAAACGGGTCAAGTAAAGTCATTGCAATTCCTTTTTACAAAAATCAGTAGTTACGCAGTGCTACAAAGGCACGCTGGATTTTGTCGGCATCTTTGATGCCGGGCGCACTTTCGACGCCGGAATTCAGATCAAGACCGAGGCAGCCAACTTTGACCGCAGCGGCGATGTTGTCCGGGTTAATGCCACCGGCCAGCATCAGTTTTTCTTTCGGTAAATCGGCCAGCAGCGACCAGTCAAAGCTGTGGCCAGTACCGCCACTCTGATTGCCTACTTTGCTGTCGAGCAACAGGCGATCGGCACTGTAATTCAGCTCGGGTAATGAGTCGGATATAGCAATTGCTTTCCAGATCTGACAGCCGGGGATCAGAGAGCGTAATTGCTTAATATACGACTCAGTTTCATCACCATGTAGCTGCACAGCAAACAGTTTCAGTGTTTCAACAACAGACTGGATGGTTTCTTTGCTGGCATTACGGAATACACCGACATAATTCAGCGGAGCAGCGTCGGTAATAGCATTGGCTTGAGCCACAGAAACACAACGCGGGCTGCCTTCCACGAAAATCAACCCACCGAAGACGGCACCTGCGGTATAAGCGGTTTTCGCATCCTCGGTTCGAGTCAGGCCGCAAACCTTGTTCTGGCCGAGGATCAGTTTACGACAGGCCATGTCGAGATCGGCCTCTTCCATCAGTGAGCTGCCGACCAGAAAGCCGTTGGCATAGTGTGCTAGATCTTTGACCTGTGCATGATGATAGATGCCAGACTCGCAAATCACCACGCGATCTTTCGGCACCAGCGGTGCCAGCTCGCGGGTACGATTCAGGTCGATTTTCAGATCACGCAGGTCACGGTTGTTAATGCCAATGACTTCTGCACCTAAAGCAATAGCGCGCTCGATCTCTTCTTCGCTGATGGCTTCGGTCAGAACGCCCATGTTCAGTGATTTGGCGACTGTTGCCAGCTCACGGTATTGTTCGTCGTTCAACACCGATAACATCAGCAGTATCGCATCGGCCTGATGATGGCGTGCCAGATAGATCTGATACGGATCGATGATGAAATCTTTGCACAGCACCGGTACCGAGACTTCTTTGCGTACTTGCGGCAGGAAAGCAAAATTGCCCTGGAAGTATTTTTCATCGGTCAGCACGGAAATTGCGGACGCATAACGACCGTAAACCTTGGCAATGGCTGAAGGAGAAAAATCATCCCGAATAAGCCCTTTGGATGGTGACGCCTTTTTGCACTCCAGAATAAAGGCCGTCTTGCCGCGCAAAGCATTCACAAAATCACGATCACTCGGTGTCAGTGATGTCAGAAAAGTTTCCAGTGGTTGCGCAGCTTTACGTGCGGCAATCCACAGTGCCTTGTCAGCGACAATTTTACCCAGCACCGTTGAGGCGAGCGCCTGATTAAACAACATCCTGTTACTCCTTGTGACTCAGGGTGGCGAGCTGAGTGACTTTATCTAATGCATCACCGCTACGCAGGGTTTCGATTGCCATTTCCGCACCTTGTTTCAGGTTTTCAACCAGACCGCCCATTTTCAGCAGTGGCGCCAGATTGATAGCTATCGCTGTTTGCTGAGCCTCGGTGCCTTTACCAGCCAGCAGGTTTTCTGTGATCTGGCGGTTTTCTTCCGGCTCACCGCCGCGAATGGCTTCCAGCGTGTGGTATTTCAGACCAAAATCGGCTGGAGTCAGCGTGTAATAGCGAATATGCTCGCCCTGAATTTCGGCTACCTGTGTTTCACCGTGCACGGCGATTTCATCTAAACCGCTACCATAGACAACCATGCCTTTGTGCAGACCCAGTTCGCGTAAGGTTTCAGCGATCGGTTCCAGCAGGTCAGCAGAATAGACACCCATTAGCTGATAGGTTGGACGCGCCGGATTGATGAGCGGGCCGAGCACGTTAAAGATAGTACGGGTTTTCAGTGCCTGACGCACCGGCGCTGCGAAGCGCATACCGCTGTGATATTGCGGCGCAAACAGGAAGCAGACGTTGGCCTCATCCAGACAATGCCGTGCGGTTTCCGGGCTCATATCCAGTTTGATGCCGAGTTTGTCCAGTAGATCGGAAGAGCCGGTTTTCGATGACACGCTGCGATTGCCGTGTTTAGCTACTTTGATACCGCAAGTTGCACCGACCAGTGCCGCCGTGGTGGAGATATTGATGGTATGCAGGCCATCACCACCGGTGCCGACGATATCGCAGAACTCATAATCCGGACGAGGAAACGGCTTGGCGGCGGCAATCAGTGCCTTGGCTGCGCCGACAATTTCAGACGGGCTTTCACCTTTGACTTTCAGTGCAGTCAGCAACGATGAAAGCACGATAGGATCCATCTCGCCGCGCAATAATTCACCGAACAGCTGTTCACTTTCGATGCTGGTCAGTGATTCACCGCGGTATAAACCTTCCAGAGAAACTGTCATTCTCAGACCTCCTTGTCTGTGGCCGTGACAAACGCCAGACTTTGGGTCAGTAGTTTAGCGCCATCGGTGGTCATAATCGATTCAGGATGGAACTGAAAACCCAGTACGCGATCGGCGCGATGCAATACAGCCATCGGCATTTCTTGATAGCGAGCGATCACTTCCAGCTCATCGGGGACATAAGTCGCCACCAGCGAGTGATAACGGGCCACCGGTAATGGCTGATTCATACCGGTGAACATGTCTTTGCCGGTATGTTCGATTTTCGAGACTTTGCCGTGCACAAATTCACCAGCGGAACCTACCGTGCCGCCGTAATATTCACAAATAGCCTGATGACCGAGACAGATACCTATGATGGGTACTTTACCACGGCACAATCCAATCAGTTCGATCATGCAGCCCGCTTCATGCGGCGCACCGGGACCGGGAGAGAGCACCAGTACCGGATTATCGGCACTGGCCATGATCTGTTCATAAATCTGATGGGCTGGCAGATTGTTACGGTAAATTTTGACGGTATGACCGAGGCTGCGGAACTGATCCACCAGGTTATAGGTAAACGAGTCGAAGTTATCCAACAGGAAGATGGTATTAAGCATGGGCAGCCTCCTTGTTAACCTGAGCAGCCTGTGTGGCCTGGGCGGTAATTTCAGCAAGGGTGGTTCCGTGTGCCAGCGCAATGGCATTCAGCACCGCAGCAGCTTTGCCGCGAGTTTCATCCGCTTCGGCCTGTGGTTTGGAATCAAACACCACACCGGCACCGGCCTGCACATAAGCAATGCCGTTTTTCACAAAGGCAGAGCGGATCACGATGCAGGTATCCATATCGCCATCGCTGTTGAGATAACCCACGGCACCACCGTAGCTGCCACGACGTTTTTGTTCTACTTCGCGGATCAGCTCAGAAGCCCGGATTTTAGGGGCCCCTGTCAATGTGCCCATATTCATGCAGGCCTGATAGGCGTGCAGCGCATCCAGATCATGACGCAAGGTACCAACAACACGGGAAACCAGATGCATCACGTGACTGTAACGATCGACTTTAAGCAGATCTTTGACGTAACGACTGCCTGGTTCGCTGATGCGGGCAATGTCGTTACGCGCCAGATCGACCAGCATCAGATGCTCGGCGGTTTCTTTAGCATCCTGACGCAGTTCCAGCTCCAGGCGGCCATCCAGATCCAGATTCACAGAACCATCAGCATTCAGGCCGCGGCGACGGGTACCGGCAATCGGATACATTTCCACCTGGCGGCTCTTATGTTCAAATTTGACCGCACTTTCCGGTGAGGCGCCGAACAAGGTGAAATCCTGATCGTTCATATAGAACATATAGGGACTTGGGTTGGTGCGTTTCAGTTCGCGGTAAGCAGACAGTGGCTGTGGGCACGGCAGGCTGAAGCAGCGTGATGGCACCACCTGGAAGATATCGCCTTTACGGATATTACCTTTCAGTTTTTCTACATCAGCACAATACGCTTTATCGCTCTTATCCACATTCAGCTGTGAAGGCAGCGCTTCTTTTTTAGAGATGCCATTCGGGCGGAAGTGATTGCAATACTCTTTCAGTGCCGCCAGACGATGTTGCAGCCGTGGCAATTCGTGAGCGCCAGATTCACCACCAAACAGTGCTGCTTGCAGATGGGTGGTTTTGCGAATGTGATCGATCTGGATCAGGGTTTCTGCCACATAGAAGCAGAAATCCGGGCAGGTATTATCACTATCTTCGACATCAGGCAGTTGTTCAAAATTGGCAATCAGGTCATACGCGAAGATACCGCCAAGGAACAGATTCACTGCCTCTGCATCGATGCTGTGAGTCAGCAGGGTGCGTAAACTATCCAGTACAGAAAGCGCCTTCAGGCGGCTGTCTTCATCCTGAATTCCGCTAATCTGCGGGAAAGTCAATTGTAACTGGGTGGAGTTACGTTGTTTGTTAACTTCGTCAGGCAAGGTGCTGCTTAACAGATTCAGTACAGCCTCACCATTGCTGTTCAGCGCGGTGGCAGTGACGACATGCCCCTGACAGACCATACGCACACAAGCATCAATCAACAACATGCTCTGGGTGCCGGTTTTGGTATCAATTTCGGCGGATTCCAACAGCAGGCTGTTGTCGGCTGGTTCGGTCAGTTGAGTGAAAAGTTCTAATGGATCAGCGACATAGTGGGCTTTCTCACGCAGAGTGAGACGTTGACCGGTAGGGAGAGAAGGGCTCATTGTTGTACTCCCGCAATTAATAATTTCATGGCATTACTCCTTTGACAAAAATTCATAGTTAACAGTCAGTTATTCAGATTTTTTGCCATCGCCATGTTTGTTTATGTCGCTGAATCATTTATTCGTCCCTGTATTTTTTTGCGTATAAAAAAAAGACCCGCTATGCTAGCGGGCCTTTTTGGGAATTCTGTCTGCTTTATTTTTTGAAAATAGCCGAAACCCCACACCCGCTTTAAGGAGTGTGCCACCACCAACGAAAGGTTTGGGTCTGGTTAAAAGTCATTTTCAAAAACCAAGTTCAGTTAAAGTGGTTACAGTTAAACTATATTGACACCAGCTTGTCAAGCTCCTTTTACAATTGAACCACGAGAACATGAATGCGAATAGATTTACACAGCCACTCGACCTGCTCTGATGGCAAGTTATCGCCCATGGAGCTGATGGCCCGAGCCGTTGAAAAAGAAGTCGATGTTCTTGCACTGACAGACCATGACTCGATAGCTGGCATTGCTCTGGCTCAGGCCGCCATTCATGAAAATAATCTGCCTTTGTTTCTGGTGCCGGGTGTCGAGATTTCCTGTACCTGGGATGCTATCGAAATTCATGTCGTGGGTTTAGATGTGGATATTCATCATCCGGTGTTGCTGGCCTTACTGGCTCGACAAGAAAATGCGCGTACAGAACGCGGTATTGAACTTGGGCGCCGATTGGAGAAAAACCGCATTCCCGGTTGTTATGAGGGTGCACAGGCACTGGCAGGTGACGGTATGCTGACCCGAGCGCATTTTGCCCGCTATCTGGTAGAACAAAAGCATTGTAAAACCATGCAGAACGCGTTTGATCGTTATCTGGCGCGCGGTGCCCGTGCGTATGTGCCGCATAACTGGGCATCGATTGAAGAAGTGGTTTCGGTTATTCATGCTGCTGGCGGAAAAGCCGTATTGGCACATCCTGCACGCTATAAACTTTCTACTAAGTGGCTGAAACGTCTTCTGGTATTATTTAAAGAAGCTGGTGGCGATGCCATCGAAGTGAGTTTATGTCAGCAAAGTCCGCAGGAGCGGTCAACCTTGGGTCAATATTGCCGGGATTATGGTTTGATGGCATCTGTTGGCTCAGATTTTCATGCACCGCTACCTTGGGTTGAGTTAGGAAAAAACTTGTGGTTACCCAAGGATGTTGACCCCGTCTGGCATGCATTTTCTGCATTTCCTGACGTCCCGAATGGGGAGGAATTATGAGTCAATATTTTGTTGTTCATCCGGTTAATCCACAAACACGGCTGATTAATCAGGCGGTTGGTATTCTTCGCCAGGGCGGTGTGATTGTTTATCCGACAGATTCTGGTTATGCCTTGGGCTGTCTGATTGGTGATAAAAATGCACTGGAGCGGGTTTGTCGCATCCGGCATCTGGAAGGGGAACATAACTTCACGTTACTGTGCAGTGATCTTTCTGAATTATCGGTGTATGCCAAAATAGACAATACGGCATTCCGTTTAATTAAAAATAATACGCCGGGTGCCTATACTTTTATTCTGAAAGCGACCAAGGAAGTACCGCGTCGCCTGATGAACGAGAAAAAGAAAACCATCGGGATACGAGTTCCGACCAATAAGATTGCTCAAGCACTGTTAGTGGAATTGGGTGAACCGTTAATGTCCAGCACCCTGATCCTGCCCGGTCAGGCATTGGCGGAAGCGGATCCGGAAGCGATCCGTGAAAAGCTGGAAAAAGTTGTTGATTTGATCGTTGATGGCGGAACGCAAGGCGAACAGCCGACGACCGTTGTCGATTTTTCAGAAGATGAGCCTAAAGTGGTACGCTTCGGTGCCGGAGATCCGACACCGTTTGAATGATTGAGGCAAAGCATGAGCGAAAAACTGCAAAAAGTACTGGCTCGAGCGGGTGTGGGTTCCCGTCGTGAGATGGAGACAGTGATCAGCGAAGGTCGCGTCAGTGTCAATGGCAAAGTTGCCACACTGGGTGATCGAGTTGAAGCAAAAGATGTGATCCGCGTGGATGGTCATCAGATCGCAGTACCGACTGTGAATGATGTGATCTGTCGTGTGCTGGCTTATCACAAGCCGGAAGGGGAAATGTGTACTCGTCATGACCCTGAGGGGCGTCCGACCGTGTTTGACCGGTTACCCCGGATCAAAGATTCGCGTTGGGTGGCGGTAGGGCGTCTGGATGTGAATACCTCCGGGCTGTTGCTGTTCACTACCGATGGTGAACTGGCGAACCGATTGATGCATCCAAGCCATGAAGTGGAGCGTGAATATGCGGTGCGAGTGTTCGGTGAAGTCACCGAAGGCATGCTGCAGAAACTGCGCCACGGTGTGCAACTGGAAGATGGTCCGGCCAAGTTTGACAAGATCGTTGCGATGGGCGGCGAAGGTTTGAACCAATGGTTCAACGTGACCCTCTGCGAAGGTCGTAACCGCGAAGTTCGTCGTTTGTGGGAATCGCTGGATGTGCAGGTTAGCCGTCTGATGCGTGTTCGCTATGGCGATATCAAGCTGGAAAAAACCTTACCCCGCGGTGGTTGGGAGGAATTACAACTGCCGCAGGTGAACTATCTGCGTAAGCTGGTGGGGTTGCCACCAGAAGAGCGCAGTAAAGTTTTTGCGGTTGATGATCGTAAGAGCCAGTTCAAACAGGCTGCGCAGATCCGCCGTGCTGTCCGCCGTCATCGTGAACGTAGTGTTTTACAAGGTGATGACGCGGTTGTCGAAATCACGGAATCAGCACCGGTAAGAGCTAAAGTTCAACGGGCTGCCCCGCCTGTATCTCGTGACCGGGATGATGAAAAAGGCTGGGAAAACGCCCGTCAGCGTTTGCATGATGATGCCCCGCGTAAAAAAGCGCGTCCTGCGGGCAATCGTCAGCGTATCACGCGTGTCGGAAAGACAGGTCGATAAGTTATGAGTCAGACGAAACGTAAAGCAGTCGTGGTATTCAGCGGCGGACAGGATAGCACGACCTGTCTGCTCTATGCCGTGCAGCAGTATGATGAAGTACATGCCATTACCTTTGATTATGGTCAGCGGCATGTACTGGAAATTGAAGTGGCCAAAAAGATCGCCGCTGATCTCAATCTGGCTGCGCATAAAGTGCTGGATGTTGGCCTGTTGAACGAGCTTGCGGTGTCGGCGCTGACGCGGGATGCCATTCCGGTCAGCAACGAACTGCAGGAAAATGGCTTGCCGAATACCTTCGTACCGGGTCGTAACATTCTGTTTTTAACGCTGGCTGCAATTTATGCCTATCAGGTCGGTGCTGATACCGTGATCACCGGTGTGTGTGAGACCGATTTCTCTGGCTATCCTGATTGCCGGGATGACTTCGTCAAAGCGCTGAACAAGGCGTGTGTGCTGGGTATGGAGAAAAACATCCGTTTTGAAACGCCGCTAATGTGGCTGAACAAGGCGGAGACCTGGGCGTTGGCAGACAAGATTGGTCGTCTCGATTATGTGCGGCAGAACACGCTGACTTGCTATAACGGCATCATTGGCGATGGTTGTGGTGAATGCCCGTCCTGCAAGCTGCGGGCGAAAGGGCTGCACGATTACGAGCAAGCACCGGATGCAGTCATGGCTGTGTTAAATAGCAAATTAAACTGATATTTCTGGTGAGTCAGATTAATGCATATATGAGTTATTTTACTCGTTTAGTGAGGTGTCCAGTAATGCTGGGCCAGATCACAAACTGTAAATATCACTACATAGTGCAAAATGTGGTTATCAGAAGAGAAAAAATGGTTGCCGATAGAGATATTTGCTGATGTGAAACGTATCCATTTTATGGATCATTGTGATCAGCATCTAGAGGTAATCCTATGAAGATGGCATATCGTTTAACCCAATGCGCTGTGGTAATAGTTATGCTGTTTAGCGTGGCAAGTTGCTCAAACATGTCGAGACAGGATAAAAATACCGCGATTGGTGCCAGTATCGGCGCCGTCGGGGGTGCCATACTGACTGAAGGTAGTACAGTCGGTACTCTTGGCGGTGCGGCTGTCGGTGGCATTATCGGACACGAAATCAAGAAATAGGAGTAAACAGGTAGTCACTCGACTTTTGGTTATGTGTCACAAACGAACTAAATCCGGGGGTTTTAACCCTCGGATTGCCATGATATCCAATCTATTACAGGAAGCATGGATTCTGTTTGCCAAAGACCGCAACGATCTTTTTCAGAACCCTAAATTGACCGCGATATGCAGAAGGTGCGTCATAAGGCCCGGTATTGGGCGTCATCTGTCGATAAAACTGATTTAAGGCTTCCGAATCTTTTTATAACTGCATGAAAAACCTGCATTCTATTGAAGTGTGCTGGCTTCTTCTTTTTCTGGCGTTATGATTTGCTCTTATTTTTTCTTAAGGTCGAAATTGTATGCAGCAATTAGAAGGTGAAATTGTTCAGCAGATTTCAGGATTAGTGCATGGTGAGCCTGATCTGATCGCCAATTTATCGAATGTCAGTGCGCTACTTAATGAATATCTTGCTGATATCAACTGGGTTGGCTTTTACATCATGCGTGAAGGCGAACTGGTGCTTGGTCCGTTTCAAGGTAAGGTTGCCTGCATCCGTATTCCGGTTGGTCGGGGCGTTTGTGGTGCCGCGGCAGCAACCGGAACCACACAGCGAGTGGAGGATGTGCACGCCTTCCCTGGTCATATTGCCTGTGACAGTGCCAGCAATTCAGAATTAGTGGTGCCGATCATCGTAAACGATCGTGTCGTGGCTGTGCTGGATATTGATAGCCCGAAATATGCCCGCTTTACGCCTGAAATCCAGCAGGAAATGGAAGCGATTGCAGACGTATTAGCAACACTGAACTGGTGATGAAACCGGCCAGTATTGCGCTGGCCGGTGCTTGAACATTATGGTGTGACAAAGTTATTAGTGAGGGTTGTCGAGCCTGTGCTGCTTGGCACCAATATGCCTGTATGAGCTTCGGCGACCGTGGGAACAAAGCTGCTTTCATTGCCATTATCGGTGAGTGTATCACTGGCTGCATTGCAGACCAGCACCACATCGTAAGTGCCCGGTTCGACATAATTCAGTTGATAAGAACTGACACCATTGGTGGTCGAGATTAAAGATGTTAACACGGGCCCGCCATTGGCTGGATCATAGTCGATCCCCAGATAGGGTGGCGTGATGCTATCACTGTTGTAGAGATAGACACCGGCTGCACTCAGATCGCCATTGCAATAGAGGCTGTTCACATTACCCGTGATGGTGCTCAGTGTACTGACAGTGAGTAATTTGACGCCGGTCGGTTTCAGTTTGTAGTAGGGGGTATTATTGGTGTTGGGTAACACCAGTGCATGACGCAAATTAAACTCTAACTGAAACGAAAGAACGCCACCAATAGACGCAGTAAATGGGGTCGTGGTTTTGACTTCGCCACTCGGGACTTGTAACGGCAAGATTGTACCGTCTGACTCTTCGACATAAGAAGTCGGTTGTGTGGTTGCAGCTCCCGTCAGGTCATTGAGGAAGTTGGTGCGTCCGTCTTCAACCATGAGACGCAGTTGTTCATAGGTGCCACTGGGAATGGCGGTATTTGTCAGCAGAGCATGCTTGGCGCCATCATGATATTTCAGCAAATCCAGATACAAGAAAGCCGGATTGCCTGATGAATCCTGAGGGATGGTATAGCCGGTAGGTAAACAACCATCATTGTTGGTTGTTGGGATGAGATTTAAATTGCTCCATACTGATTCGGTGGTTGCGCCATTCAGTTTTAGCCGCAGGCTGTTGATGGCAATACAAACTTTTTTGGCGCTGTCGACCGGTGCATCAGAGACAGACAAGTTCATCTGGGACGTTGAGTCCATACCACTGCCCCCGCCGCCACAACCAGTCAGAAGCAAGAAGAAAAGTGCTACGGAACTCATTAGATATTTCATACATCATTCCTTTTGTCGGGTGAGACATACAAATTATAGATCAGACAACCATCATCATTGAGAATGTGAACTATTATTGTTTATTCGTGCCTATTTTTAACGCTGGTAAATTTTTTTTCCGTCAATAAAAAAACAGAAGCTAGTTTATGCGGAAACGTGACTGGCGAGGGATGTTTTCTGGATTAAAACGACTACAGTTTTAATAGCTATACAGCTTTCGCAATCTAGGAGTTCGCTATGTCTAACCAAGATAAGCTGGAGATTGCCAAACTCACACTTCACTACCTTATTTCCATTCAGACCTCAGAAAATGCGACGCATGCGTTGCGGCGTCTTGAAGCGGAAGCAGGGCGATGCTCTGATCCAGATACGTTTGGGGCTCTATATCAAGTGGTCTTCAAGGAAATAGAGGTGAGTGTAGCCACAGATCAAAACAATAAAACTAATTCATAGCGTGTAAAGATTAACCAATCAGTCAGACATTCTGAATGTGTAGCTGACGTTACAGTTGCGCAATGTTACCATCAAACAACTGTATATAAACACATAATTAAGTTGTAACCGTTATGATGGCAAAAACGCATCAGGCATTTGCAGTATTCAGTGTCTTGATGGTCGATAAATTTGTACCGGGTTTGGTTGGTAATCTGTGTGTTGCGTGTTGTTTGGGGTTCATTGGCGCGCTGTTGCCAGATCTCGATTCTCCCCAAAGCTCCTTCGGACGAATAGTGCCGATGTTAAGTAAACCATTTCATAAAATCTTAGGTCACCGTACGGTTACACACAGCCTGTTTGCGGTGGCGGTGTTGCATTTTACTTTCATGGCCTTTTCTCTGAAACCAAGTTATAGCAATGCCATCTGTGTTGGTTATATCAGTCATATCATTGGCGACATGCTTATCGGAAAAAATGGTGTGACGCTGTTTTGGCCGTTAAAACAAAAATGCAGTATTAATCCTATCCGAATTCCGGTTGCTGGTTTTGGTGAATATGTTGTTTTTAATTTGCTGATTGTTTGCATTGCAGCCAGAGGATTACACCAGTTTGAACCCGAAGCCTATCATCTGCTGTTAAAGGGAATATCGCTGATTGTTTAAGATATTATGAAGGAGAAACAAATGAATCATGGTTCTCGTTTGTGAATGTATCAATTTTTTTATCTATCTCATTGTATATAAATGATTTTATTTTAAACAAAAAATAAATTTTGTTTTTCAGCTCGAACCAGGTTCTATTCGCGGGTTGAAGTCATGAATATCTGTTTATTTATTACCTCTTCGCTTTGAATTTTAGTCAGGAAACAGCACTGAGGAAGTGTTAGCTTACGTAAAGATTTGTTTAAAAAATGATCAATTTCACTTTGTCTTGATCGGTTTTCTTGTTAGTATTGCGGCAAGTTTACATGGGATGAATCCAGTGATTCTCTTGGTTTCACCGAGTTCATTCTGTCGCAGATACACTATGAGTCTGTATGTAAGCGTGGGGTCGAATTTTTCGATTCAGTTACCATCGAAAGCACTCCCGAAATAGCAAGCCCCGGGTAACCGGGTGCACGCAAAGCCACAGGTCCACTGCATCTACAGTGGATGGCTGGGTTACCGAAGGAGCGCGTAAAAAACGCTGCGTTTTGGGCGCTTTCGAGGTTTTTTTACTTGAGGGTACCCAAAATGATATCTCTATGCGCTTCCAAAGCGGCTGGTTTTGGCTTGTCTGCTCGTGTTCGCCGGTTTGCATTGTTGCTGACGGCACTCGGCGGGCTAGGCGGAGCTTATACGCCTACGCCAGTAATGGCTGAACCGGCAACACAAGCGGCTTCAGCGGTCTATCCCTCTCAATTAAGACAACAAACCACAGAACTTGCTCAGTTGATGGCGCGCTATCGTCAAGCTGATGAAAATGAGCAAGCCAATCTGCTCAATGAAATACAATCGCTGGTCGCACAACGTAAAGATCTCATGCTTAAATTGCTGGCAGACAACCCTGCGACGGTTGTGCAGGCGGCTTTACCAGCTCAGGCTGCTTTGGGTATGCCAAACAGCGTCCAGGCACAATTAGAACAACTGCGAACCCATGAAGGTCAATTGTTGGTTGCTTATGAAGATTATCCTGATGGCAGCCACAAACTGCGCCATTTTTTGAATACAACGGCAGGTGAGCAGTTGGAATTACACTTCACCGGTGATGAGCCTGCACTGCAAAGTGGTGGTCATGCCCGCGTGAAAGGGATTCAGATCGATAATAATCTGGTGTTGGATCAGAGTGCTCTGCAAATGGAAGCACTGAATGGTAGCACCAGTTCAACCACAACGAGCGGGGTAACGGTTCAGCCCAACACGTTTGGTGAGCAAAAAACCTTAGTCATGCTGGTCAATTTTCAGGATGCCCCGACTAATCAGCCATGGACTGTCGATCAGGCACGCAGCATGGTCTTTACCAATGTCAGCAACTATTTTCTTGAAGACTCTTATCAGCAGACATGGCTAAGTGGTGATGTGCTGGGCTGGTTTACGGTTGCGGTAGACAGTACCAATTGTGATACCACCACTATTGCGCAACAGGCCGATGCAGCAGCTACCAATGCGGGAGCCAATCTGTCTGCTTACCAGCACAAGATTTATATTTTCCCGAATACCAGTGCGTGTGGCTGGACTGGCATGGGGACAGTTGGCGGTTCGCCTTCTCAAAGCTGGATCAACGGCTCCATGCAGGTTTCCACCATCGGTCATGAAATGGGTCACAACTTCGGGCTGCAACATTCCCATGCGCTGGAGTGTGGCGCGACCACACTGGGTACTTCCTGTCAGTCTATCGAATACGGTGATCGTGACGATATCATGGGCAACTATGTTGCCGGTCATATGGCACCATTCCAGAAATTACAGTTAGGCTGGTTAGGTTATGGTTCATC
It contains:
- the rluB gene encoding 23S rRNA pseudouridine(2605) synthase RluB yields the protein MSEKLQKVLARAGVGSRREMETVISEGRVSVNGKVATLGDRVEAKDVIRVDGHQIAVPTVNDVICRVLAYHKPEGEMCTRHDPEGRPTVFDRLPRIKDSRWVAVGRLDVNTSGLLLFTTDGELANRLMHPSHEVEREYAVRVFGEVTEGMLQKLRHGVQLEDGPAKFDKIVAMGGEGLNQWFNVTLCEGRNREVRRLWESLDVQVSRLMRVRYGDIKLEKTLPRGGWEELQLPQVNYLRKLVGLPPEERSKVFAVDDRKSQFKQAAQIRRAVRRHRERSVLQGDDAVVEITESAPVRAKVQRAAPPVSRDRDDEKGWENARQRLHDDAPRKKARPAGNRQRITRVGKTGR
- a CDS encoding DUF4382 domain-containing protein, whose translation is MKYLMSSVALFFLLLTGCGGGGSGMDSTSQMNLSVSDAPVDSAKKVCIAINSLRLKLNGATTESVWSNLNLIPTTNNDGCLPTGYTIPQDSSGNPAFLYLDLLKYHDGAKHALLTNTAIPSGTYEQLRLMVEDGRTNFLNDLTGAATTQPTSYVEESDGTILPLQVPSGEVKTTTPFTASIGGVLSFQLEFNLRHALVLPNTNNTPYYKLKPTGVKLLTVSTLSTITGNVNSLYCNGDLSAAGVYLYNSDSITPPYLGIDYDPANGGPVLTSLISTTNGVSSYQLNYVEPGTYDVVLVCNAASDTLTDNGNESSFVPTVAEAHTGILVPSSTGSTTLTNNFVTP
- a CDS encoding L-threonylcarbamoyladenylate synthase — translated: MSQYFVVHPVNPQTRLINQAVGILRQGGVIVYPTDSGYALGCLIGDKNALERVCRIRHLEGEHNFTLLCSDLSELSVYAKIDNTAFRLIKNNTPGAYTFILKATKEVPRRLMNEKKKTIGIRVPTNKIAQALLVELGEPLMSSTLILPGQALAEADPEAIREKLEKVVDLIVDGGTQGEQPTTVVDFSEDEPKVVRFGAGDPTPFE
- a CDS encoding GAF domain-containing protein; protein product: MQQLEGEIVQQISGLVHGEPDLIANLSNVSALLNEYLADINWVGFYIMREGELVLGPFQGKVACIRIPVGRGVCGAAAATGTTQRVEDVHAFPGHIACDSASNSELVVPIIVNDRVVAVLDIDSPKYARFTPEIQQEMEAIADVLATLNW
- a CDS encoding metal-dependent hydrolase, with amino-acid sequence MMAKTHQAFAVFSVLMVDKFVPGLVGNLCVACCLGFIGALLPDLDSPQSSFGRIVPMLSKPFHKILGHRTVTHSLFAVAVLHFTFMAFSLKPSYSNAICVGYISHIIGDMLIGKNGVTLFWPLKQKCSINPIRIPVAGFGEYVVFNLLIVCIAARGLHQFEPEAYHLLLKGISLIV
- the queC gene encoding 7-cyano-7-deazaguanine synthase QueC, which produces MSQTKRKAVVVFSGGQDSTTCLLYAVQQYDEVHAITFDYGQRHVLEIEVAKKIAADLNLAAHKVLDVGLLNELAVSALTRDAIPVSNELQENGLPNTFVPGRNILFLTLAAIYAYQVGADTVITGVCETDFSGYPDCRDDFVKALNKACVLGMEKNIRFETPLMWLNKAETWALADKIGRLDYVRQNTLTCYNGIIGDGCGECPSCKLRAKGLHDYEQAPDAVMAVLNSKLN
- the osmB gene encoding osmotically-inducible lipoprotein OsmB — its product is MAYRLTQCAVVIVMLFSVASCSNMSRQDKNTAIGASIGAVGGAILTEGSTVGTLGGAAVGGIIGHEIKK